The proteins below come from a single Beutenbergia cavernae DSM 12333 genomic window:
- a CDS encoding NAD-dependent epimerase/dehydratase family protein — protein sequence MRVFVAGATGALGSNLVPLLVAAGHEVVGTSRSAAGLPALSAAGATGVIMDGLDADSVLRAVTDTQPDVIVHQLTALATMSGNPKYFDRDFAVTNRLRTEGTGNLLAAARAAGVTRFLAQGYIGWPNERSGGWVKTEDDPLTVDPGREARQSLQALRYLERAVTEAPGIDGLVLRYGSFYGPGQAASRTGTMGEMIRRRRFPLVGGGTGVWSFIHIADAAAATAAAVERGAPGVYNIVDDEPARVSQWLPYLAEQLGAKPPMRLPAWLARPMMGELGVAMMTSVRGSSNAKATRELGWTPRYATWREGFRTGIG from the coding sequence ATGCGAGTCTTCGTCGCAGGCGCCACCGGAGCCCTGGGCAGCAACCTGGTACCGCTCCTCGTGGCGGCCGGCCACGAGGTGGTCGGCACCAGTCGGAGCGCGGCCGGGCTGCCGGCTCTGAGTGCGGCCGGGGCCACCGGGGTGATCATGGACGGCCTCGACGCCGACAGCGTGCTCCGCGCGGTCACCGACACCCAGCCCGACGTGATCGTCCACCAGCTCACGGCCCTCGCGACCATGAGCGGCAACCCGAAGTACTTCGACCGTGACTTCGCCGTCACGAACCGCCTGCGGACCGAGGGCACCGGCAACCTGCTGGCCGCCGCCCGCGCGGCCGGAGTCACCCGCTTCCTGGCGCAGGGCTACATCGGCTGGCCCAACGAGCGCTCCGGTGGGTGGGTCAAGACCGAGGACGACCCGCTGACCGTCGACCCCGGCAGGGAGGCACGTCAGTCGCTCCAGGCGCTCCGGTACCTCGAACGGGCCGTCACCGAGGCCCCGGGCATCGACGGGCTGGTCCTGCGCTACGGCAGCTTCTACGGCCCCGGCCAGGCCGCGTCGCGGACCGGCACCATGGGCGAGATGATCCGGCGCAGGCGCTTCCCCCTGGTCGGCGGCGGGACCGGCGTCTGGTCGTTCATCCACATCGCCGACGCGGCGGCTGCGACAGCGGCGGCCGTGGAGCGCGGCGCCCCCGGCGTCTACAACATCGTGGACGACGAGCCTGCGCGGGTGTCGCAGTGGCTGCCCTACCTGGCCGAGCAGCTCGGCGCCAAGCCCCCGATGCGCCTGCCCGCCTGGCTGGCGAGGCCGATGATGGGCGAGCTGGGCGTCGCGATGATGACCTCGGTGCGCGGCTCGTCCAACGCGAAGGCCACGCGTGAGCTCGGGTGGACGCCGCGGTACGCGACCTGGCGGGAGGGGTTCCGCACCGGCATCGGCTGA
- a CDS encoding MFS transporter produces MPRLLADTTPLRVSPAYRRLWWGLGISNIGWQLTVVAVGLQVYDLTASTFAVGLLGICALVPLVLLGLYGGALVDAFDRRKVALASAIALWFVTAVLAAQAWLDVGSVPLLYAIVAVQSAGYAINNPARTAIIPRLVGRELLPAANALQGLSGSLALTLGPLLGAFLVATWGYAEAYTLDLALFTGALYALWRLPDLPPIETADDDGDESAARSAVRRRVGFGSVLEGLRYLGTRPNVRMTFVLDLAAMVLAMPRVLFPAVGVLIIGGGAGTTGTLTAAIAVGAVLASLFSGGLGRVRWQGRAIVVAIACFAVSVAGFGVVLVLAGAREPDTVVVPALVAAFVLLALAGASDAVSAVFRQTVLQAATPDHMRGRLQGVFIVVVAGGPRLGDLVLGAEATWLGEGWAAVVGGLSCLVVVALLVAANRRFLSYDARDPQP; encoded by the coding sequence GTGCCCCGCCTGCTCGCCGACACGACGCCGCTGCGCGTCTCCCCGGCGTATCGGCGCCTCTGGTGGGGCCTCGGCATCTCGAACATCGGCTGGCAGCTCACCGTCGTCGCCGTCGGGCTGCAGGTGTACGACCTCACCGCCTCCACGTTCGCCGTCGGCCTGCTCGGCATCTGCGCGCTCGTGCCGCTCGTGCTGCTCGGCCTGTACGGCGGGGCGCTCGTCGACGCGTTCGACCGCCGCAAGGTCGCCCTCGCCTCGGCGATCGCGCTCTGGTTCGTCACGGCGGTGCTCGCGGCCCAGGCGTGGCTGGACGTGGGGTCCGTGCCGCTGCTGTACGCGATCGTCGCCGTGCAGTCCGCGGGGTACGCGATCAACAACCCGGCGCGGACGGCGATCATCCCGCGCCTGGTCGGGCGCGAGCTGCTGCCCGCCGCGAACGCGCTGCAAGGTCTCTCGGGCAGCCTGGCGCTGACGCTCGGCCCGCTGCTCGGGGCGTTCCTCGTGGCGACCTGGGGCTACGCGGAGGCGTACACGCTCGACCTCGCCCTGTTCACGGGAGCGCTGTACGCGCTGTGGCGGCTGCCCGACCTGCCGCCGATCGAGACCGCTGACGACGACGGCGACGAGAGCGCCGCGCGCTCGGCGGTGCGCCGTCGGGTCGGCTTCGGTTCGGTGCTCGAGGGCCTGCGCTACCTCGGCACGCGCCCGAACGTGCGCATGACGTTCGTGCTCGATCTCGCGGCGATGGTCCTCGCCATGCCGCGCGTCCTGTTCCCTGCGGTCGGGGTGCTCATCATCGGGGGCGGTGCGGGGACGACGGGCACGCTCACCGCGGCGATCGCCGTCGGTGCCGTGCTCGCGAGCCTCTTCTCGGGTGGGCTCGGACGCGTGCGCTGGCAGGGCCGCGCGATCGTCGTCGCGATCGCGTGCTTCGCCGTGAGCGTCGCCGGGTTCGGCGTCGTCCTCGTCCTGGCCGGCGCGCGGGAGCCGGACACCGTGGTCGTCCCGGCGCTCGTCGCGGCGTTCGTGCTCCTCGCGCTCGCCGGCGCGTCCGACGCCGTCAGCGCCGTGTTCCGGCAGACGGTGCTGCAGGCGGCGACGCCGGACCACATGCGCGGCCGGCTGCAGGGCGTGTTCATCGTCGTCGTCGCGGGCGGCCCGCGGCTCGGCGACCTCGTGCTCGGCGCCGAGGCGACGTGGCTCGGGGAGGGCTGGGCCGCCGTCGTCGGCGGGCTGAGCTGCCTCGTCGTCGTCGCCCTGCTGGTCGCAGCGAACCGGCGCTTCCTCTCCTACGACGCCCGCGACCCACAGCCGTAG
- a CDS encoding TetR/AcrR family transcriptional regulator, with protein MTTSMTRRLRTREALQRSALDLFERQGYDATSVAQIAVDAGVTPMTFFRHFAAKENVLLDDPYDPAIADAVAAEPLSLPPLVRAVRGLRRAWAHVPEPEDEHTRRRVRIVAATPSLRGAVSRNNAETERVIADGLLAGGAEPLAAQVAAAAVIAALTAALYAWASADGRSLADAVTIALDTLEHADG; from the coding sequence GTGACCACGTCCATGACCCGCCGGCTCCGCACCCGCGAGGCGCTCCAACGCAGCGCTCTCGACCTGTTCGAGCGCCAGGGCTACGACGCCACGAGCGTCGCCCAGATCGCCGTCGACGCCGGCGTCACACCCATGACGTTCTTCCGCCACTTCGCCGCCAAGGAGAACGTGCTGCTGGACGACCCGTACGACCCGGCGATCGCCGACGCCGTCGCCGCAGAACCGCTGTCACTCCCTCCCCTGGTCCGCGCCGTCCGGGGTCTCCGGCGGGCGTGGGCCCATGTCCCCGAACCCGAGGACGAGCACACCCGGCGGCGCGTGCGCATCGTCGCCGCCACGCCGTCGCTCCGGGGCGCCGTCTCGCGCAACAACGCCGAGACGGAGCGGGTGATCGCCGACGGCCTGCTCGCCGGCGGCGCCGAACCCCTCGCGGCCCAGGTAGCGGCCGCCGCCGTCATCGCGGCGCTGACCGCCGCGCTGTACGCCTGGGCCAGCGCCGACGGTCGCAGCCTCGCCGACGCCGTCACCATCGCCCTCGACACGTTGGAGCACGCCGATGGCTGA
- a CDS encoding ABC transporter permease, protein MKARRLGAAVAVELRKAAASRVPLATAALVTLGTAALVTSLSLAADAGNQQVLAQLGDLAGAHGWARTTGVAAQIVSAGGALALGIVLSWLVGREFADRTVGALFALPVPRASTALAKLVVHAAFTVGLAVATPAALAVVGLAIGDGVPDAGAWQDLGRLAALILLTGAVVVPAGWVATLGRGLLSGVAATIGIVVVAQVAVVAGTGAWFPFAAPALWAMGMTTAVAPLGVTLAVAAVFAALTMRSWRRLQLDR, encoded by the coding sequence ATGAAGGCGCGCCGTCTCGGCGCCGCGGTCGCCGTCGAGCTGCGCAAGGCAGCGGCGTCGCGCGTGCCACTCGCGACGGCCGCGCTCGTCACGCTGGGCACGGCGGCCCTCGTCACGAGCCTCTCGCTGGCCGCCGACGCCGGGAACCAGCAGGTGCTCGCGCAGCTCGGCGACCTGGCCGGCGCCCATGGCTGGGCACGCACCACCGGCGTGGCCGCGCAGATCGTCTCAGCGGGTGGAGCACTCGCGCTCGGGATCGTGCTCAGCTGGCTCGTCGGACGCGAGTTCGCCGACCGGACAGTCGGCGCACTCTTCGCCCTGCCCGTCCCCCGCGCGAGCACCGCCCTCGCGAAGCTCGTCGTGCACGCCGCCTTCACCGTGGGGCTCGCGGTCGCCACACCCGCCGCGCTCGCCGTCGTCGGCCTCGCGATCGGCGACGGTGTTCCCGACGCGGGTGCCTGGCAGGACCTCGGGCGACTCGCGGCGCTCATCCTCCTGACCGGCGCGGTGGTCGTCCCGGCCGGATGGGTCGCGACCCTCGGGCGCGGCCTGCTGTCCGGCGTCGCCGCCACGATCGGGATCGTGGTCGTGGCGCAGGTCGCCGTCGTGGCCGGCACGGGCGCGTGGTTCCCGTTCGCCGCACCGGCCCTGTGGGCGATGGGGATGACGACGGCGGTGGCGCCTCTCGGAGTGACCCTCGCTGTGGCCGCGGTGTTCGCCGCCCTCACGATGCGGTCGTGGCGACGCCTCCAGCTCGATCGCTGA
- a CDS encoding helix-turn-helix domain-containing protein translates to MTTTAGPETGSAPTGLRERRREETRAAFAHAAFELASERGLDGFTIDELAEATGLARRTFFNHFTSKEEAVAHVVVLKVREVLAVIADSHEEHGEPEEHEGDDVDDDAHVAALTCRLRTRYAGDLAATLGAVDEVTRSLLAPDVLTTLRAFAQLAERHPQLVPHLFTVENDARTQAAELLRTPEHGGLTDLQAHLVPGAVISTIAPVVGGELLLVELDGDAPGAITTDELVGQLITFLTRGIAAEHPAQPV, encoded by the coding sequence ATGACCACGACCGCCGGCCCCGAGACGGGCAGCGCCCCGACGGGGCTGCGCGAGCGACGCCGCGAGGAGACCCGCGCGGCATTCGCCCACGCGGCGTTCGAGCTCGCCTCCGAGCGCGGCCTCGACGGCTTCACGATCGACGAGCTCGCCGAGGCGACCGGCCTCGCACGCCGCACCTTCTTCAACCACTTCACGTCGAAGGAGGAGGCGGTCGCGCACGTCGTCGTCCTCAAGGTGCGCGAGGTGCTGGCCGTGATCGCCGACTCCCACGAGGAGCACGGCGAGCCCGAGGAGCACGAGGGTGACGACGTGGACGACGACGCGCACGTCGCCGCCCTGACGTGCCGCCTCCGGACGAGGTACGCGGGCGACCTGGCGGCCACCCTGGGAGCCGTCGACGAGGTGACGCGGTCGCTGCTCGCGCCCGACGTCCTCACCACGCTCCGTGCCTTCGCGCAGCTCGCCGAGCGGCACCCACAGCTCGTCCCGCACCTGTTCACCGTCGAGAACGACGCGCGCACACAGGCCGCCGAGCTCCTGCGCACGCCGGAGCACGGCGGGCTCACCGACCTCCAGGCCCACCTCGTACCGGGCGCCGTCATCAGCACCATCGCGCCGGTCGTCGGCGGCGAGCTCCTGCTCGTCGAGCTCGACGGCGACGCACCGGGCGCCATCACGACCGACGAGCTCGTCGGTCAGCTCATCACGTTCCTCACCCGCGGCATCGCCGCGGAGCACCCAGCCCAGCCCGTCTGA
- a CDS encoding ABC transporter ATP-binding protein produces MADLPLQVRDLVRTFPGGAGLHGIDLDVAPGSVHALVGLNGAGKTTLMKAVLGMLRPTSGTVRVFGADAAAARWDAVGHVVAGAATYAELTLRSNLLAAARWHGLAGARAGDAVDRLLDELDLARYARVRTSRLSDGNRQRLALAGALVHDPALVVLDEPTNTLDPSGVVLLRETLLRRVAVGAAVLVSSHHLDEVARIADRITVINRGRVVGALDPRGLDIEREFFAIVHDDDQRASR; encoded by the coding sequence ATGGCTGACCTCCCACTCCAGGTGCGCGACCTCGTGCGCACGTTCCCGGGCGGGGCTGGGCTCCACGGGATCGATCTCGACGTCGCACCGGGGTCCGTACATGCCCTCGTCGGCCTGAACGGAGCCGGGAAGACGACGCTCATGAAGGCCGTCCTCGGCATGCTGCGCCCGACATCGGGAACGGTCCGGGTCTTCGGCGCCGACGCGGCGGCGGCCCGGTGGGACGCCGTCGGGCATGTTGTGGCGGGCGCCGCGACGTACGCCGAGCTCACCCTCCGCTCGAACCTGCTCGCGGCAGCGCGGTGGCACGGCCTGGCCGGCGCCCGCGCGGGGGACGCCGTCGACCGGCTGCTCGACGAGCTGGACCTCGCCCGGTACGCGCGGGTGCGCACGAGCCGGCTCTCCGACGGGAACAGGCAACGACTCGCTCTCGCCGGGGCGCTCGTGCACGACCCCGCCCTCGTGGTGCTCGACGAGCCGACGAACACGCTCGACCCGTCCGGCGTCGTCCTCCTGCGCGAGACGCTCCTGCGCCGGGTGGCGGTCGGCGCGGCCGTGCTCGTCTCGAGCCATCACCTCGACGAGGTGGCGCGGATCGCCGACAGGATCACGGTCATCAACCGCGGACGCGTCGTCGGCGCGCTCGACCCGCGCGGTCTCGACATCGAGCGGGAGTTCTTCGCCATCGTGCACGACGACGACCAGCGAGCCTCGCGATGA
- a CDS encoding cupin domain-containing protein, whose product MDILSFDQLASRPGGTPTFIGADHGATVSFFVERAGPGEGPPKHRHPYDETFVVIEGTLEFTVEGVTKGVGPGEIVVAPARAWHSFTNRTDAPALSVNIHAADRMETEWWSDRAEGTDAAR is encoded by the coding sequence ATGGACATCCTCAGCTTCGACCAGCTCGCCTCGCGGCCGGGCGGCACGCCGACGTTCATCGGCGCGGACCACGGCGCCACCGTCTCGTTCTTCGTCGAGCGGGCCGGCCCCGGTGAGGGTCCGCCGAAGCATCGCCACCCGTACGACGAGACGTTCGTCGTCATCGAGGGAACCCTCGAGTTCACCGTGGAAGGCGTGACGAAGGGCGTCGGGCCGGGCGAGATCGTGGTCGCCCCGGCGCGTGCCTGGCACTCGTTCACGAACCGCACCGACGCGCCGGCGCTCAGCGTCAACATCCACGCGGCCGACCGCATGGAGACGGAGTGGTGGAGCGACCGCGCCGAGGGCACCGACGCCGCCCGGTGA
- a CDS encoding RNA polymerase sigma-70 factor, giving the protein MRDVSDLAELHDDLRPLMFSIAYRMLGSVAEAEDVVQEAFLRMHRGAPDGLDVDNPEAYATTVTTRLAIDTLRSARVRRERYVGPWLPEPLLPSEDADPAHRIELDETVSTAFLVLLEALTPVERAVFVLREVLGYDYADVAAIVEKNESNCRQILVRARKRIDAGRPRFDADREHRDRLAAQFIAAVTDGDLAGLERLLAADVVFVGDGGGRAPAIQRPLIGMAGVVRFLGGMIRQGERFGAVIEAGEANGQLAMVVRTAQGDLLSVMTIDVADGQVVALRNQLNPDKLQHVGQVGDMFAFLRGEA; this is encoded by the coding sequence ATGCGCGACGTGTCCGATCTGGCGGAGCTGCACGACGACCTGCGCCCGTTGATGTTCTCGATCGCCTACCGGATGCTCGGCAGCGTCGCGGAGGCGGAGGACGTGGTGCAGGAGGCGTTCCTCCGCATGCACCGTGGCGCGCCGGACGGACTCGACGTCGACAACCCGGAGGCGTACGCGACCACCGTCACGACGCGGCTGGCGATCGACACGCTGCGTTCGGCCCGGGTCCGGCGGGAACGGTACGTCGGCCCGTGGCTGCCTGAGCCGCTCCTCCCGTCCGAGGACGCCGACCCCGCGCACCGGATCGAGCTGGACGAGACCGTGTCCACGGCGTTCCTCGTGCTGCTGGAGGCGCTGACCCCGGTGGAGCGCGCCGTGTTCGTGCTGCGCGAGGTGCTGGGCTACGACTACGCGGACGTCGCCGCCATCGTCGAGAAGAACGAGTCGAACTGCCGGCAGATCCTCGTCCGGGCGAGGAAGCGGATCGACGCCGGCCGCCCACGGTTCGACGCCGACCGGGAGCACCGGGACCGGCTGGCGGCGCAGTTCATCGCCGCCGTCACCGACGGCGACCTGGCCGGGCTGGAGCGGCTGCTCGCCGCCGACGTCGTGTTCGTCGGCGACGGCGGCGGCCGGGCCCCGGCCATCCAGCGTCCGCTGATCGGCATGGCCGGGGTGGTCCGCTTCCTCGGCGGCATGATCCGCCAGGGCGAGCGGTTCGGCGCGGTGATCGAGGCGGGCGAGGCCAACGGCCAGCTCGCGATGGTCGTCCGCACCGCCCAGGGCGACCTGCTCAGCGTCATGACGATCGACGTCGCGGACGGCCAGGTCGTCGCGCTGCGCAACCAGCTCAACCCCGACAAGCTCCAGCACGTCGGCCAGGTCGGCGACATGTTCGCCTTCCTCCGCGGCGAGGCGTAG
- a CDS encoding MMPL family transporter: protein MSTLLYRLGKLAFRARGRVLLVWLVILGAVGVAIALNPPQTSTEFRLDGTPSQEVLDQLTEEMPDASGSQASIVFVAPDGTRVDDPEAAAAIADAVAQINSSDIVAPPAQQEAPADPSQMTPEQLEQAQAAAEAMTPVGDLQLLPLMLDETTAVPGVIISEDGSVAMLSVQLTEQAMDLPEGATDGIVEAAESAEDAGLTVLPSSSLTTTFEVPIGTNEIFGLLIAAVVLIITLGSLVVAGLPLVTALVGVGVGVGTAYALSSVIDMMSMTPILALMIGLAVGIDYALFIVNRQRRLILDQGLSAHEAAGRALGTAGSAVFFAGLTVIVALTGLSVVGISFLTTMALIAAATVLVAVLVALTLLPAILGFVGERVVSAKQREKAVGHRHAERTTFATRWASGIARHKVLVTIGTVVALGAIAVPFGSMNLNLPTAATANFDTVERQSYDAITEGFGEGFNSPLLVVASSENGEPIDVATIGTLKEDLFALDDVSAVMPTGLSEDGATATLTVVPESGPNDAATRDLVEAIRALDATDGVELGVTGEAAINIDISQVLSDALVPYLVVIVVLSLLILLLVFRSVFVPVTATLGFVLSIGATLGATTAVFQWGWARELFGFDTPGPLLSFLPIIVTGILYGLAMDYQMFLVSSMRESHVHGHPGVKGVVHGYAMASRVVVAAAIIMISVFAGFIFSHDAMIKQIGFALAIGILFDAFVVRMMLIPAVMSIAGEKAWWLPRWLGRILPNLDVEGDRLVRSLEAADRGRHAAAGDDERELAKV, encoded by the coding sequence GTGTCGACCCTGCTCTACCGCCTGGGCAAGCTCGCGTTCCGCGCCCGCGGTCGCGTGCTGCTCGTCTGGCTCGTGATCCTCGGCGCCGTCGGCGTCGCGATCGCGCTGAACCCGCCGCAGACGTCCACCGAGTTCCGTCTCGACGGCACCCCGTCGCAGGAGGTCCTCGACCAGCTGACCGAGGAGATGCCGGACGCCTCGGGCTCGCAGGCGAGCATCGTCTTCGTCGCTCCGGACGGCACCCGGGTCGACGACCCCGAGGCCGCCGCCGCGATCGCCGACGCCGTCGCGCAGATCAACTCCAGCGACATCGTCGCTCCCCCCGCGCAGCAGGAGGCGCCGGCCGACCCGAGCCAGATGACCCCCGAGCAGCTCGAGCAGGCGCAAGCGGCTGCCGAGGCGATGACACCGGTCGGTGATCTCCAGCTCCTCCCGCTGATGCTGGACGAGACGACGGCGGTGCCGGGCGTCATCATCTCGGAGGACGGCAGCGTCGCGATGCTCAGCGTGCAGCTCACCGAGCAGGCGATGGACCTGCCGGAGGGCGCCACGGACGGCATCGTCGAGGCCGCGGAGTCGGCCGAGGACGCCGGCCTGACCGTGCTGCCCAGCTCGAGCCTCACCACGACGTTCGAGGTGCCGATCGGCACCAACGAGATCTTCGGCCTGCTCATCGCCGCCGTGGTGCTCATCATCACGCTCGGCTCGCTCGTCGTCGCAGGTCTGCCGCTCGTCACGGCGCTCGTCGGCGTGGGCGTCGGCGTCGGGACGGCGTACGCGCTGTCGAGCGTGATCGACATGATGTCGATGACGCCGATCCTCGCGCTGATGATCGGGCTGGCCGTCGGCATCGACTACGCCTTGTTCATCGTCAACCGCCAGCGCCGGCTCATCCTCGACCAGGGTCTGAGCGCGCACGAGGCCGCCGGCCGTGCCCTCGGGACAGCGGGCAGCGCCGTGTTCTTCGCCGGCCTCACGGTGATCGTCGCCCTGACCGGGCTGTCCGTCGTCGGCATCTCCTTCCTCACGACCATGGCGCTCATCGCAGCCGCGACGGTGCTCGTCGCGGTCCTCGTCGCGCTGACGCTGCTGCCCGCGATCCTCGGATTCGTCGGGGAGCGCGTCGTGAGCGCGAAGCAGCGTGAGAAGGCCGTCGGTCACCGACACGCGGAGCGGACCACCTTCGCGACCCGCTGGGCGAGCGGCATCGCACGGCACAAGGTCCTCGTGACGATCGGGACCGTCGTCGCCCTCGGAGCCATCGCTGTCCCGTTCGGCAGCATGAACCTCAACCTGCCCACGGCCGCCACGGCGAACTTCGACACGGTCGAGCGCCAGAGCTACGACGCCATCACCGAGGGCTTCGGCGAGGGCTTCAACTCCCCGCTGCTCGTCGTCGCAAGCTCCGAGAACGGCGAGCCGATCGACGTCGCCACGATCGGCACCCTCAAGGAGGACCTGTTCGCGCTCGACGACGTCAGCGCGGTCATGCCGACAGGCCTGTCCGAGGACGGCGCGACGGCGACGCTCACGGTGGTCCCGGAGAGCGGGCCGAACGACGCGGCCACGCGCGACCTGGTCGAGGCGATCCGCGCGCTCGACGCGACGGACGGCGTCGAGCTCGGCGTGACGGGCGAGGCGGCGATCAACATCGACATCTCGCAGGTGCTGTCCGACGCGCTCGTGCCGTACCTCGTCGTCATCGTCGTGCTGTCGCTGCTCATCCTCCTGCTGGTCTTCCGGTCCGTGTTCGTGCCGGTCACCGCGACGCTGGGCTTCGTGCTCAGCATCGGCGCCACGCTCGGGGCGACGACGGCGGTGTTCCAGTGGGGCTGGGCGCGTGAGCTGTTCGGGTTCGACACCCCAGGGCCGCTGCTGAGCTTCCTCCCGATCATCGTCACCGGGATCCTGTACGGGCTCGCGATGGACTACCAGATGTTCCTGGTGTCCTCGATGCGCGAGTCCCACGTGCACGGACACCCCGGCGTCAAGGGCGTGGTGCACGGCTACGCGATGGCCTCGCGGGTGGTGGTCGCCGCCGCGATCATCATGATCTCGGTGTTCGCGGGCTTCATCTTCAGCCACGACGCGATGATCAAGCAGATCGGATTCGCGCTGGCGATCGGGATCCTGTTCGACGCGTTCGTCGTCCGGATGATGCTCATCCCGGCCGTCATGTCGATCGCGGGTGAGAAGGCGTGGTGGCTGCCGCGCTGGCTCGGGCGGATCCTGCCGAACCTGGACGTCGAGGGCGACCGGCTCGTGCGCTCCCTCGAGGCCGCCGACCGCGGACGGCACGCTGCCGCAGGCGACGACGAGCGGGAGCTCGCCAAGGTCTGA
- a CDS encoding GNAT family N-acetyltransferase — protein MTNVVVDRLDEPLAAGLAAVHARDAVVDGIDPRSVAEQVPTADDLQRTARDAEEFRLATGDGGEPVGWGARTSWVEDDGTRVVLLTGHVAAGYRGRGVGARLLRDLEASARDARPGPTPRRTSVLGANASSHQDDRRALLESAGFAVATSMAEMRLDSGDAPPPRAAPADVAVRDAVPGDAAALHTIARRAWAGREFFAMPPLASYADWLGRADLTLFRVAEADGVPIGYVAAEPRGGGVTELDDVAVDPAFQRRGIASALCRDVAGRAVARGARELRLVTEADDPAGARSLYAGLGFDVVREHLRYRKPLA, from the coding sequence GTGACGAACGTCGTCGTCGACCGGCTCGACGAGCCGCTGGCCGCCGGGCTCGCCGCCGTGCACGCACGGGACGCCGTCGTCGACGGCATCGACCCGCGATCCGTGGCCGAGCAGGTGCCGACGGCGGACGACCTGCAGCGCACGGCGCGCGACGCCGAGGAGTTCCGGCTCGCGACCGGCGACGGCGGCGAGCCGGTCGGGTGGGGCGCGCGGACGTCGTGGGTCGAAGACGACGGCACGCGGGTCGTGCTGCTGACCGGCCACGTCGCCGCCGGGTACCGCGGGCGCGGCGTCGGCGCACGCCTGCTGCGCGACCTCGAGGCGTCCGCCCGCGACGCCCGGCCGGGCCCCACCCCGCGGCGCACGTCGGTGCTGGGCGCCAACGCCTCGTCGCACCAGGACGACCGGCGCGCCCTCCTGGAGTCCGCCGGCTTCGCCGTCGCCACCTCGATGGCGGAGATGCGCCTCGACTCAGGCGACGCGCCCCCGCCCCGAGCCGCACCTGCGGACGTCGCGGTGCGGGACGCCGTCCCCGGCGACGCCGCGGCCCTGCACACGATCGCGCGGCGGGCCTGGGCGGGCCGAGAGTTCTTCGCGATGCCGCCGCTGGCGTCCTACGCCGACTGGCTGGGGCGGGCGGACCTCACGCTCTTCCGGGTGGCGGAGGCCGACGGCGTCCCGATCGGCTACGTCGCCGCGGAACCTCGGGGAGGCGGCGTGACCGAGCTCGACGACGTGGCCGTCGACCCGGCGTTCCAGCGGCGCGGGATCGCGAGCGCGCTCTGCCGGGACGTCGCGGGACGCGCCGTCGCGCGCGGTGCGCGGGAGCTCCGGCTCGTGACCGAGGCGGACGACCCCGCCGGGGCGCGCTCCCTGTACGCCGGCCTCGGGTTCGACGTCGTGCGCGAGCACCTCCGCTACCGCAAGCCGCTCGCCTGA
- a CDS encoding Pr6Pr family membrane protein, with translation MTEARTRPNVLVTVLRAVVVALVLSAEIYLIVLIGEAFNPANHFSYFTVLSNVLGAVVLGIGIFRPVPDVVRGAAATYLVVTFVVYGLLLRGVDVQTPSYANWVLHFVVPILVTLEWLLAPPARRLAVRDVAWWLVFPAVYLVYTLIRGPIVGWYPYPFLDPREQGYAAVAGWCVAVAVAIVAIGALVAWVGNVRGARGRVRA, from the coding sequence GTGACGGAAGCCCGGACCAGGCCGAACGTCCTCGTGACGGTGCTGCGCGCCGTCGTCGTCGCGCTGGTGCTCTCGGCGGAGATCTACCTGATCGTCCTCATCGGCGAGGCGTTCAACCCGGCGAACCACTTCTCCTACTTCACCGTGCTCTCGAACGTGCTCGGCGCCGTCGTGCTCGGGATCGGGATCTTCCGGCCGGTGCCCGACGTCGTGCGCGGCGCCGCCGCGACCTACCTCGTCGTGACGTTCGTGGTGTACGGGCTGCTGCTGCGCGGCGTCGACGTGCAGACGCCGTCGTACGCCAACTGGGTGCTGCACTTCGTCGTCCCGATCCTCGTGACGCTCGAGTGGCTCCTCGCTCCCCCGGCGCGCCGCCTCGCGGTGCGAGACGTCGCGTGGTGGCTGGTGTTCCCGGCGGTCTACCTCGTCTACACGCTGATCCGCGGGCCGATCGTCGGCTGGTACCCGTACCCGTTCCTCGACCCGCGCGAACAGGGGTATGCCGCCGTCGCCGGATGGTGCGTGGCGGTCGCCGTCGCGATCGTGGCGATCGGAGCGCTCGTGGCGTGGGTCGGGAACGTCCGCGGCGCACGTGGCAGGGTCCGGGCGTGA